Proteins encoded in a region of the Mixophyes fleayi isolate aMixFle1 chromosome 5, aMixFle1.hap1, whole genome shotgun sequence genome:
- the LOC142158981 gene encoding desmoglein-4-like, whose protein sequence is MDWKLCAHISVFINLLISLQCSCNWKIQINKDKDEKGKIVWEDYHFKRQKREWIVPPVSIREGEDNRHRNPLAKVHSDIEVKKGIITYRVSGQGVDQPPYNLFLMDHKTGYLNVTNVIVDREEISMLYLTVRAVTSTGQDVEKPLEMRVRVLDINDNSPVFSQSVFVGSIEERSRANTLVMQIMATDADEESTVNSQIAYKILSQSPFDPQMFIMNQHTGQVFTMSSSLDRESTSGYSLVVSGSDLNGAAGGLSGQCGADIKILDVNDNFPMLEFDSYSVEVMENMVGLTNLRMKVFDADEMYTDNWAAMFEIVSGNEGGWFAIDTDSQTNEGFLRIVKAMDYEAMKTASLAILVTNRAAFHQSVMSEFRAKVTNINVQVQDVREGPAFVPSTYNVKIPSGLSQEALLQFILANLTVMDMDTGGPAKNIVYMMGNGSSKWLIVDSTTGAVKMTYELTRDTGNTPNLTATVLAVDNNLPTRTATATINLLPDGTTVVTECPVVTQEPRIACIDKKEVIIVASPAANAPLTITIGSGNDWTLRPLNNTAVIAVGGPSIVPNNYTLLVTVTDKNGLTCPNPFRIVIQACECTPSGFCDASKLTGKSVSLGPAAIGLMVLGFLALLLALLLLPLCLCGAAAASTKFVPLAAGYEGACQQWETEGAKPEDVDMTSMLITGPPYSEVHTSNFMGGGGGGTGAGSTLVTGAGGVTRNVSGTGFETTIHEHGAGFLEADGRGYSRGSNFAGSLPPPYKESATLSMAYVENYFAEKAESYANEDESRPSNDCLLIYDNEGIGSPAGSVGCCSFIADDLDDAFLDTLGPKFKTLAEICIGSEIESVPGGDEPRLFANVPIIETDTNVMFDDSSVNFHGNRSIPISSSSHVTSSSYSSANLQPARPVPEPFIPGNVVVTETYTTSGATRRPVIRSVDPSLSTNFLVTERVVGSTSAGHGVFSDIPEGSNVFVTERVVRPASGIHDIVELPNLPNLADGSNVVLRETVVTPRDSRMSNSFNIRDLGDAQNVVVTERLLQPISNAQGNLSIRPEMGSSQNIYVTETVRSGPAVNTRMLSADPLLTQSVGSTSPNLTRSTLTKYSTVQYSKQ, encoded by the exons ATGGACTGGAAACTGTGTGCACATATTAGTGTCTTCATTAATTTGCTG atatCTTTACAATGTAGCTGCAATTGGAAAATTCAG ataaataaagataaagatgAAAAAGGGAAAATAGTATGGGAGGACTATCACTTTAAACGGCAAAAACGTGAATGGATTGTGCCCCCTGTATCTATAAGAGAAGGAGAAGACAACAGACACAGAAATCCACTAGCCAAG GTCCATTCTGACATCGAGGTGAAGAAAGGAATTATAACATACAGAGTGTCAGGGCAAGGTGTGGATCAGCCGCCTTATAATCTGTTTCTGATGGACCATAAAACTGGATACCTGAATGTGACTAATGTTATTGTGGATCGTGAAGAAATATCAATGCTATAT CTTACAGTCCGTGCTGTGACCTCTACTGGTCAAGATGTAGAAAAGCCCCTAGAGATGCGAGTCAGAGTTCTGGACATCAATGACAACTCGCCAGTATTTTCACAGAGTGTTTTTGTTGGTTCAATAGAAGAGAGAAGCAGAGCAA ACACTTTGGTGATGCAAATCATGGCtactgatgcagatgaggaaagCACAGTAAATTCTCAAATTGCTTACAAAATATTATCCCAGAGTCCTTTCGACCCTCAAATGTTCATTATGAATCAACACACCGGCCAAGTGTTCACAATGTCCAGTTCCCTTGACAGAGAG TCGACAAGTGGTTACAGCCTGGTAGTTAGTGGATCAGACTTGAACGGAGCTGCAGGGGGACTGTCTGGACAATGTGGGGCTGATATCAAAATTCTAGATGTGAACGACAACTTTCCCATGCTTGAGTTTGATTCA TACTCAGTTGAAGTCATGGAGAACATGGTTGGTTTAACCAACCTAAGGATGAAAGTTTTTGATGCTGATGAAATGTACACTGATAACTGGGCTGCAATGTTTGAGATAGTATCAGGCAATGAGGGAGGATGGTTTGCGATTGATACAGATTCTCAGACAAATGAAGGGTTTTTGAGAATTGTTAAG GCAATGGATTACGAAGCTATGAAGACGGCCAGTCTCGCTATTCTAGTTACTAATCGGGCCGCTTTCCATCAATCTGTTATGTCTGAATTCCGAGCAAAAGTGACTAATATAAATGTTCAAGTGCAAGACGTGAGGGAGGGACCTGCTTTTGTTCCCAGCACCTATAACGTAAAGATCCCATCAGGTTTATCCCAAGAAGCTTTATTACAATTTATACTGGCAAATCTTACAGTTATGGATATGGACACTGGAGGCCCAGCCAAAAACATTGT GTACATGATGGGAAACGGCTCAAGCAAATGGCTGATAGTTGATTCTACTACTGGTGCGGTCAAAATGACTTACGAATTGACTCGAGACACTGGAAATACTCCAAATCTAACCGCTACAGTTTTGGCTGTCGACAATA ATTTGCCTACTCGAACAGCAACTGCCACAATTAATCTACTACCAGATGGTACAACAGTCGTAACTGAATGCCCAGTGGTTACTCAAGAACCCCGAATAGCATGTATTGACAAGAAGGAAGTTATTATAGTCGCCTCTCCAGCAGCGAATGCCCCTTTAACGATAACTATTGGATCAGGAAACGATTGGACTCTGAGACCACTTAATA ATACAGCTGTGATTGCAGTCGGAGGTCCATCTATAGTTCCTAATAATTACACTCTGCTAGTGACCGTTACGGACAAAAATGGTCTGACCTGTCCAAATCCATTCCGTATTGTGATACAAGCTtgtgaatgtactccatctgGATTTTGCGATGCTTCAAAGCTAACAGGGAAGAGTGTGTCCCTTGGTCCAGCAGCAATTGGTCTCATGGTTTTGGGATTTTTAGCTCTTTTGT TGGCGCTGCTCTTATTGCCGCTTTGTCTATGTGGAGCTGCCGCCGCTAGTACTAAGTTCGTTCCGCTTGCAGCTGGTTATGAAGGCGCTTGTCAGCAATGGGAGACGGAAGGTGCAAAGCCTGAAGATGTG GATATGACAAGTATGCTTATAACTGGCCCCCCTTATTCTG aGGTTCACACAAGCAATTTCATgggtggaggaggtggaggtACAGGTGCAGGAAGCACATTGGTAACAGGAGCTGGAGGTGTCACGAGAAATGTTTCTGGCACTGGTTTTGAAACAACAATCCATGAACATGGGGCAGGGTTTCTTGAAGCTGACGGGAGAGGATATTCTAGAGGGAGCAACTTTGCTGGTTCTCTGCCACCACCATACAAAGAAAGTGCCACTTTGAGCATGGCCTATGTGGAAAACTACTTTGCTGAG aaagcaGAATCTTATGCCAATGAAGACGAGAGTCGCCCATCAAATGATTGTCTTCTCATTTACGATAATGAAGGCATTGGAAGCCCAGCTGGTTCTGTAGGATGCTGCAGTTTTATTGCTGATGACTTGGATGATGCCTTCTTGGATACATTAGGACCAAAATTTAAAACACTGGCAGAAATCTGCATTGGTTCAGAGATCGAGTCTGTTCCAGGTGGTGATGAGCCAAGATTATTTGCTAATGTTCCAATAATAGAAACTGACACTAATGTTATGTTTGATGATTCTAGCGTGAATTTTCATGGAAACCGATCTATACCTATTAGCAGTTCTTCACATGTAACTAGTAGCTCATATTCATCTGCTAACCTCCAACCAGCTAGGCCTGTACCAGAACCTTTCATTCCAGGTAATGTAGTTGTAACTGAGACTTACACAACTTCTGGGGCTACTAGGAGACCAGTTATACGTAGTGTAGATCCCAGTCTCTCAACTAACTTCCTGGTAACAGAAAGGGTGGTTGGATCTACATCTGCAGGACATGGGGTATTTTCTGATATACCCGAAGGTTCCAATGTCTTTGTGACAGAGAGGGTAGTCCGTCCAGCATCTGGCATTCATGACATTGTAGAATTGCCAAATCTGCCAAATCTAGCAGACGGGTCAAATGTTGTATTAAGAGAAACAGTTGTTACACCCAGAGATTCGAGGATGTCTAATTCATTTAACATCCGAGATTTAGGTGATGCACAGAATGTTGTGGTCACTGAAAGGCTTTTACAACCAATATCCAATGCCCAAGGAAATTTAAGCATTCGTCCTGAGATGGGCAGTTCTCAAAATATATATGTGACAGAAACTGTACGGTCTGGTCCTGCTGTAAACACCCGTATGCTGAGTGCAGATCCTTTGCTAACACAGTCAGTAGGTTCCACTTCTCCAAATTTAACCCGCAGCACTTTAACAAAATACAGCACGGTCCAATATTCTAAACAATAA